Proteins from a genomic interval of Brucella intermedia LMG 3301:
- the fba gene encoding class II fructose-bisphosphate aldolase (catalyzes the reversible aldol condensation of dihydroxyacetonephosphate and glyceraldehyde 3-phosphate in the Calvin cycle, glycolysis, and/or gluconeogenesis), with amino-acid sequence MARITLRQLLDHAAEKGYGVPAFNINNMEQALAIMEAADAVDAPVILQASRGARAYANDIMLRHMMDAVTEIYPHIPVCVHLDHGNEAATCMTAIQAGFTSVMMDGSLKADGKTPADWDYNVSVTRQVSEMSHLGGISVEGELGVLGSLETGMGDAEDGHGAEGVLSHDQLLTDPDEAVKFVRETKVDALAIAMGTSHGAYKFSRKPDGSVLAMHVIEEIHRKLPNTHLVMHGSSSVPEELQEIINKYGGQMKPTWGVPVEEIQRGIKHGVRKINIDTDNRMALTGQIRRVLQEDPSEFDPRKYLKPAMAAMTKLCKERFEQFGTAGHAASIRPIPLSDMAKRYRDGSLDPKFS; translated from the coding sequence ATGGCGCGCATTACGCTGCGGCAATTGCTCGATCACGCCGCTGAAAAGGGTTACGGCGTCCCGGCATTCAACATCAACAACATGGAACAGGCTCTGGCCATCATGGAAGCGGCGGATGCCGTCGATGCGCCGGTGATCCTGCAGGCTTCGCGCGGCGCGCGTGCCTATGCCAACGACATCATGCTTCGCCACATGATGGACGCGGTGACGGAAATCTATCCGCATATCCCGGTCTGCGTCCACCTCGACCATGGCAATGAAGCCGCAACCTGCATGACCGCCATTCAGGCAGGCTTCACCTCCGTCATGATGGACGGTTCGCTGAAAGCCGACGGCAAGACCCCGGCCGACTGGGACTATAACGTTTCGGTCACGCGTCAGGTCAGCGAGATGTCGCATCTGGGCGGCATCTCGGTGGAAGGTGAACTCGGCGTTCTCGGTTCGCTCGAAACCGGCATGGGCGATGCCGAAGACGGCCACGGCGCGGAAGGCGTGCTGTCGCACGACCAGCTTCTGACCGATCCGGACGAAGCCGTGAAGTTCGTGCGCGAAACCAAGGTCGATGCACTGGCGATCGCCATGGGCACCTCGCATGGCGCCTACAAGTTCAGCCGCAAGCCGGACGGTTCCGTGCTCGCCATGCATGTGATCGAGGAAATCCACCGCAAGCTGCCGAACACGCACCTCGTCATGCACGGCTCGTCTTCCGTGCCGGAAGAATTGCAGGAAATCATCAACAAATATGGCGGCCAGATGAAGCCGACCTGGGGTGTTCCGGTCGAGGAAATCCAGCGCGGCATCAAGCATGGCGTGCGCAAGATCAACATCGATACGGACAACCGCATGGCGCTGACCGGCCAGATCCGCCGCGTCCTGCAGGAAGACCCGAGCGAGTTCGATCCGCGCAAGTACCTGAAGCCGGCAATGGCTGCCATGACCAAGCTCTGCAAGGAGCGTTTCGAGCAGTTCGGCACTGCCGGTCATGCCGCCTCAATCCGTCCGATCCCGCTTTCCGACATGGCAAAGCGTTATCGCGATGGTTCGCTGGACCCGAAGTTCAGCTAA
- a CDS encoding type II toxin-antitoxin system ParD family antitoxin: MISAELGKQLESYVQDLVDTGRYGSKSEVLREGVRLVQERETRLAALDASIMRGVADADASRTAGAEDVFGALRKRYQAMLPDTTE, encoded by the coding sequence ATGATCAGTGCAGAACTTGGCAAGCAGCTTGAAAGCTACGTACAGGACCTTGTCGATACGGGACGATACGGCTCGAAAAGTGAGGTTCTGCGTGAGGGCGTGCGCCTCGTTCAGGAGCGGGAAACCCGTCTTGCTGCGCTCGACGCCTCCATCATGCGCGGGGTCGCCGACGCTGATGCAAGCCGGACAGCCGGCGCGGAGGACGTTTTCGGGGCCTTGCGTAAACGCTATCAGGCAATGTTGCCGGACACGACCGAATGA
- a CDS encoding type II toxin-antitoxin system RelE/ParE family toxin produces MKVHFTDEATNDLLRIGDYIARDNPLRALSFIDEMERECLAIAASPKAFPKVPRYEKQGIRRKVHGNYLIFYRLDGEQVIVVHILHGAMDFAAVIPES; encoded by the coding sequence ATGAAGGTCCATTTCACGGACGAAGCGACGAATGACCTCCTGCGGATAGGCGATTATATCGCGAGGGACAATCCGCTCAGAGCTTTATCCTTTATCGATGAAATGGAACGGGAATGCCTGGCGATTGCCGCCTCTCCAAAGGCTTTTCCCAAGGTGCCCCGATATGAAAAGCAGGGCATACGCCGAAAGGTTCACGGCAATTATCTGATCTTTTATCGCCTTGATGGTGAGCAGGTGATTGTCGTCCACATCCTTCACGGTGCAATGGACTTTGCTGCCGTCATTCCGGAAAGCTGA
- a CDS encoding RpiB/LacA/LacB family sugar-phosphate isomerase — translation MKVAVAGDSAGEGLAKVLADYLKDRFEVSEISRTDAGADAFYANLSDRVASAVLDGTYDRAILVCGTGIGVCIAANKVPGIRAALTHDTYSAERAALSNNAQIITMGARVIGSEVAKTIADAFLAQTFDENGRSAGNVNAINEVDAKYNKG, via the coding sequence ATGAAAGTAGCAGTAGCAGGCGACAGCGCCGGCGAAGGTCTGGCCAAGGTTCTCGCCGACTATCTGAAGGACCGTTTCGAGGTTTCGGAAATCTCGCGCACGGATGCTGGCGCGGATGCATTCTACGCCAACCTTTCCGACCGCGTGGCTTCCGCAGTTCTCGACGGCACCTATGACCGCGCCATCCTCGTTTGCGGCACCGGCATCGGCGTGTGCATCGCAGCCAACAAGGTTCCGGGCATTCGCGCCGCGCTCACGCACGACACCTATTCGGCAGAACGCGCAGCGCTTTCCAACAACGCCCAGATCATCACCATGGGCGCCCGCGTCATCGGCTCGGAAGTGGCCAAGACGATTGCCGACGCCTTCCTCGCACAGACCTTCGACGAAAACGGCCGTTCGGCTGGCAACGTCAACGCGATCAACGAAGTCGACGCGAAATACAACAAGGGCTGA
- a CDS encoding triose-phosphate isomerase has translation MSRFWVGTSWKMNKTLAEARAFAEALKAADGGRSADIQRFVIPPFTAVREVKEILSGTSVKVGAQNMHWADQGAWTGEISPLMLKDCNLDIVELGHSERREHFGETNETVGLKVEAAVRHGLIPLICIGETLEDRESGRAAEVLEEEVRGALSRLSDDQKQAEILFAYEPVWAIGENGIPASADYADARQAEIIAVAESVLGRRVPCLYGGSVNPGNCEELIACPHIDGLFIGRSAWNVEGYLDILDKCARKIQSN, from the coding sequence ATGAGCAGATTCTGGGTTGGAACGAGTTGGAAAATGAACAAGACGCTGGCCGAGGCCCGCGCCTTTGCCGAAGCGCTGAAGGCTGCCGATGGCGGTCGTTCCGCCGATATCCAGCGCTTTGTCATTCCACCGTTCACCGCCGTTCGCGAAGTGAAGGAAATCCTGTCGGGGACCTCCGTCAAGGTCGGCGCGCAGAACATGCACTGGGCCGATCAGGGCGCATGGACCGGCGAAATTTCACCGCTGATGCTGAAAGATTGCAATCTCGACATCGTTGAGCTTGGCCATTCGGAGCGCCGCGAGCATTTCGGCGAGACCAACGAAACGGTTGGCCTCAAGGTCGAAGCCGCCGTGCGCCACGGCCTGATCCCCCTCATCTGCATCGGCGAAACGCTGGAAGACCGCGAAAGCGGACGCGCGGCTGAAGTGCTGGAAGAAGAAGTGCGCGGCGCTCTTTCCCGGCTTTCCGACGACCAGAAACAGGCTGAAATCCTGTTCGCCTATGAGCCCGTATGGGCCATCGGCGAGAACGGCATTCCCGCTTCCGCCGATTATGCCGACGCGCGGCAGGCCGAAATCATCGCGGTTGCCGAAAGTGTGCTCGGACGCCGCGTGCCTTGCCTCTATGGCGGCTCGGTCAATCCCGGCAATTGCGAAGAACTCATCGCCTGCCCGCATATCGACGGCCTGTTCATCGGCCGCTCGGCGTGGAACGTGGAAGGCTATCTCGACATTTTGGACAAGTGCGCCAGAAAGATTCAATCCAATTAA
- a CDS encoding DeoR/GlpR family DNA-binding transcription regulator, whose amino-acid sequence MKRDDRRQAIINLLIENQAVDLDDLADRFAVSKMTIHRDLDSLEHSGVLRKVRGGATIDTGTQFESDFRFRERQDGEAKQKMARAALELVEPGMTVMVNDGSMAAVLGGMLLEKRPLTVITNNAVIVDELKGENGINLIALGGTYSAKFNAFFGILTEEALSHLSADIAFVSSPAVNGQLVYHMDENVVRTKRAMTASAARTCLLVNHQRFGRPALHVMANLSDFDAIITDSSPGAAILDELEQAGIRLTIAAD is encoded by the coding sequence GTGAAGCGCGACGACAGACGACAGGCGATCATAAACCTTCTCATCGAAAATCAGGCCGTCGACCTCGACGATCTGGCGGACCGGTTTGCTGTTTCCAAGATGACGATCCACCGCGATCTGGATTCGCTGGAACATTCCGGCGTGCTGCGCAAGGTGCGCGGCGGCGCGACCATCGATACCGGCACCCAGTTCGAGAGCGATTTTCGTTTCCGCGAGCGGCAGGACGGCGAAGCCAAGCAGAAGATGGCCCGCGCCGCGCTGGAACTGGTGGAACCCGGCATGACCGTGATGGTCAATGACGGCTCCATGGCAGCTGTCCTCGGCGGCATGTTGCTGGAAAAGCGCCCATTGACCGTCATCACCAACAATGCCGTCATCGTCGATGAGCTGAAGGGCGAGAACGGGATCAATCTGATCGCGCTCGGCGGAACCTATTCAGCCAAGTTCAACGCCTTTTTCGGCATACTGACGGAAGAAGCGCTGTCGCATTTGAGTGCCGACATCGCTTTCGTTTCGTCGCCCGCCGTCAACGGGCAGCTTGTCTATCACATGGATGAAAACGTGGTGCGCACCAAGCGCGCCATGACGGCGTCCGCGGCCCGCACCTGCCTTCTGGTCAATCACCAGCGGTTCGGGCGCCCTGCCCTCCACGTCATGGCAAATCTCTCCGATTTTGACGCGATCATCACCGATTCATCACCCGGCGCCGCCATACTGGACGAACTCGAGCAGGCCGGGATCAGACTGACAATAGCAGCAGACTAG
- a CDS encoding sugar-binding transcriptional regulator, producing MADADDSLALRAAWLHFVGGMTQSAVAKRLGLPSVKAHRLIAKAVADGAVKVSIDGDITECIDLENRLADMYGLDYCEVAPDIGEEGLPLMVLGHAGADFLRREIEHGDHEVIGIGHGRTLSAAVSYMPRVAASNVRFVSLLGGLTRNFAANPHDVMHRIAEKTGMPAYVMPVPFFANTAEDREVLLAQRGVTTVFDMGCRAELKIVGIGTVDAQAQLVTSGMIELSEVEEIANLGGVGEMLGHFFDANGQRLETALTARTIAASVENADMSRIIGLAGGISKADAIRAVLKSGRLYGLITDERTARALIRQPDGK from the coding sequence ATGGCAGATGCTGACGATTCACTGGCGCTGCGCGCCGCCTGGCTTCACTTTGTGGGCGGCATGACCCAGTCAGCCGTCGCCAAGCGCCTCGGCCTGCCTTCGGTGAAGGCGCATCGCCTGATTGCCAAGGCCGTCGCCGATGGTGCGGTGAAGGTAAGTATCGACGGTGACATTACCGAATGCATCGACCTCGAAAACCGCCTCGCCGACATGTACGGCCTCGATTATTGCGAGGTTGCGCCCGACATTGGCGAGGAAGGCCTGCCGCTGATGGTCCTCGGCCATGCCGGGGCGGATTTTCTGCGCCGCGAGATCGAGCACGGCGATCACGAAGTCATCGGCATCGGCCATGGGCGCACGCTTTCTGCCGCCGTCAGCTATATGCCGCGTGTCGCGGCCAGCAATGTACGTTTCGTATCCCTGCTGGGCGGCCTGACGCGCAATTTCGCCGCCAACCCGCATGATGTGATGCACCGCATCGCGGAAAAGACGGGGATGCCCGCTTATGTGATGCCGGTTCCCTTTTTCGCCAACACGGCGGAAGACCGTGAAGTGCTGCTCGCCCAGCGCGGCGTCACCACGGTTTTCGACATGGGTTGCCGCGCCGAACTGAAGATCGTGGGCATCGGCACGGTGGATGCGCAGGCGCAGCTCGTCACATCCGGCATGATAGAATTGAGCGAAGTTGAGGAGATTGCGAACCTCGGCGGCGTCGGCGAAATGCTCGGCCATTTCTTCGATGCAAACGGCCAGCGCCTCGAAACCGCGCTCACCGCCCGCACCATCGCCGCCTCGGTGGAAAACGCTGATATGAGCCGAATCATCGGGCTGGCCGGCGGAATTTCCAAGGCTGACGCCATTCGCGCCGTGCTGAAAAGCGGCCGGCTTTACGGCCTCATCACCGATGAGCGCACCGCAAGGGCTCTTATCCGACAGCCAGATGGAAAATAA
- a CDS encoding sugar phosphate isomerase/epimerase family protein, producing the protein MALTLSLNTNPLVNRFAEPGDLIETVARDLRLRDLQLTHEFINPSWQASTIRRLTRDMDKALQRTGVRVTSGMTGPYGRLNHFGHPDAEVRRYYVDWFKTFADIIGDLGGKSVGTQFAIFTYKDFDDPARREDLIKIAIDCWAEVAEHAAGAGLDYVFWEPMSIGREFGETIAECMKLQDRLTAADMAIPMWMMADIDHGDVTSSNPDDYDPYAWARAVPKVSPIIHIKQSLMDKGGHRPFTAAFNAKGRIQPEPLLKAFAEGGAVDNEICLELSFKEREPNDREVIPQIAESVAFWAPHIDTGAKDLKI; encoded by the coding sequence ATGGCGCTGACGCTTTCGCTGAATACCAATCCGCTTGTGAACCGCTTTGCCGAGCCGGGCGACCTGATCGAAACGGTTGCCCGCGACCTGCGCCTGCGCGACCTCCAGCTGACCCATGAATTCATCAATCCGAGCTGGCAGGCTTCGACCATCCGTCGCCTGACGCGCGACATGGACAAGGCCTTGCAGCGCACCGGCGTCCGTGTCACTTCGGGCATGACCGGCCCCTATGGCCGCCTCAACCATTTCGGCCATCCCGATGCGGAAGTGCGCCGCTACTATGTCGACTGGTTCAAGACCTTTGCCGACATTATCGGCGACCTTGGCGGCAAGTCGGTCGGTACGCAGTTCGCTATCTTCACCTACAAGGATTTCGATGATCCGGCGCGCCGCGAAGACCTGATCAAGATCGCCATCGACTGCTGGGCCGAAGTGGCCGAACATGCGGCTGGCGCCGGTCTCGACTATGTGTTCTGGGAGCCGATGAGCATCGGGCGCGAGTTCGGCGAGACGATTGCCGAATGCATGAAGCTTCAGGATCGCCTCACCGCCGCCGACATGGCGATCCCCATGTGGATGATGGCCGACATCGACCATGGCGACGTCACCTCGTCCAACCCGGACGATTATGACCCTTACGCCTGGGCGCGGGCCGTGCCGAAGGTCTCGCCGATCATTCACATCAAGCAGAGCCTGATGGACAAGGGCGGGCATCGCCCGTTCACCGCCGCGTTCAACGCCAAGGGCCGCATCCAGCCGGAACCACTCCTCAAAGCCTTTGCCGAAGGCGGCGCGGTTGATAATGAAATCTGCCTGGAGCTTTCCTTCAAGGAGCGCGAGCCGAACGACCGCGAAGTCATCCCGCAGATTGCGGAAAGTGTGGCTTTCTGGGCTCCCCACATTGACACCGGCGCCAAGGACTTGAAAATATAG
- a CDS encoding glycerol-3-phosphate dehydrogenase yields the protein MAEPETCDLFVIGGGINGAGVARDAAGRGLKVVLAEKDDLAQGTSSRSGKLVHGGLRYLEYYEFRLVREALIEREVLLNAAPHIIWPMRFVLPHSPQDRPAWLVRLGLFLYDHLGGRKKLPGTRTLDLRRDPEGTPILDQYTKGFEYSDCWVDDARLVALNAVGAAEKGATILTRTPVVSARREKGGWIVETKNRDTGETRTFRARCIVNCAGPWVTDVIHNVAGSNSSRNVRLVKGSHIIVPKFWSGANAYLVQNHDKRVIFINPYEGDKALIGTTDIAYEGRAEDVAADEKEIEYLLTAVNRYFKEKLRREDVLHSFSGVRPLFDDGKGNPSAVTRDYVFDLDETNDAPLLNVFGGKITTFRELAERGMHRLKHIFPKMGGDWTHGAPLPGGEIANADYETFANSLRDTYPWMPRTLVHHYGRLYGARTKDVVAGAQNLEGLGRHFGGNFHEAEVRYLVAKEWAKTAEDILYRRTKHYLHLTEAERAAFVEWFDNAKIVA from the coding sequence ATGGCTGAACCGGAAACCTGCGACCTGTTTGTAATCGGCGGCGGCATCAACGGCGCGGGCGTGGCCCGCGACGCTGCCGGGCGCGGCCTCAAGGTCGTGCTGGCGGAAAAGGACGATCTGGCGCAGGGAACCTCGTCGCGCTCCGGCAAGCTGGTGCATGGGGGCTTGCGCTATCTCGAATATTATGAATTCCGCCTCGTACGGGAAGCGCTGATCGAGCGCGAAGTGCTTTTGAACGCCGCTCCCCACATCATCTGGCCGATGCGTTTTGTGCTGCCGCACAGCCCGCAGGACCGTCCGGCCTGGCTGGTGCGGCTCGGCCTGTTCCTCTACGACCATCTCGGTGGCCGCAAGAAGCTGCCCGGCACGCGCACGCTCGATCTGCGCCGCGACCCGGAAGGCACGCCGATCCTCGACCAATACACCAAGGGTTTTGAATATTCCGACTGCTGGGTGGACGATGCCCGCCTCGTGGCCCTCAATGCGGTGGGCGCTGCCGAAAAGGGCGCAACCATCCTCACCCGCACGCCTGTCGTCTCCGCACGTCGCGAGAAAGGCGGCTGGATCGTGGAAACGAAGAACCGCGACACGGGCGAGACCCGCACATTCCGCGCGCGCTGCATCGTCAACTGCGCCGGACCATGGGTCACGGATGTCATTCACAATGTCGCCGGTTCCAACTCGTCGCGCAATGTGCGCCTCGTCAAGGGCAGCCACATCATCGTTCCGAAATTCTGGTCGGGCGCGAATGCCTATCTCGTCCAGAACCACGACAAGCGCGTGATCTTCATCAACCCTTATGAGGGCGACAAGGCGCTGATCGGCACCACCGACATCGCCTATGAAGGGCGCGCCGAAGATGTTGCGGCGGATGAGAAGGAAATCGAATATCTGCTGACCGCCGTGAACCGCTATTTCAAGGAAAAGCTCAGGCGTGAAGACGTGCTGCATTCCTTCTCCGGCGTGCGCCCGCTGTTTGACGACGGCAAGGGCAATCCTTCCGCCGTCACCCGCGACTACGTCTTCGACCTCGATGAAACCAACGATGCGCCGTTGCTCAACGTCTTCGGCGGCAAGATCACCACCTTCCGCGAACTGGCGGAACGCGGCATGCATCGCCTCAAGCACATTTTCCCGAAAATGGGCGGCGACTGGACGCATGGCGCACCGCTTCCCGGCGGCGAAATCGCCAATGCCGATTATGAAACCTTCGCCAATTCCCTGCGCGACACCTATCCGTGGATGCCGCGCACGCTCGTCCATCATTACGGGCGTCTCTATGGCGCACGCACGAAGGACGTGGTTGCAGGCGCGCAGAACCTCGAAGGGCTTGGCCGTCATTTCGGCGGCAACTTCCATGAAGCGGAAGTGCGCTATCTGGTGGCAAAAGAATGGGCGAAGACGGCGGAAGACATTCTCTATCGCCGCACCAAGCATTACCTGCACCTGACAGAAGCCGAACGCGCCGCATTCGTGGAATGGTTCGACAACGCTAAAATCGTCGCTTGA
- a CDS encoding FGGY-family carbohydrate kinase translates to MRKTGDIIIGIDAGTSVLKAVAFDLSGRQIESAAVRNKYDTGDHGAVTQSLSQTWQDCARALRDLGAKLPGLAERTAAIAVTGQGDGTWLVGHGNQPVGDAWLWLDARAASTVTRLAAGPMNRARFEATGTGLNTCQQGSQMAHMDATAPELLDNAEAALHCKDWLYLNLTGVRATDPSEASFTFGNFRNRQYDDVVIEALGLTKRRGLLPEIIDGTEVQHPLSPEAAAATGLRAGTPVSLAYVDMAMTALGAGVRGGTADAGCSTIGSTGVHMRAKPVADIHLNKEGTGYVIALPIPGIVTQVQTNMGATINIDWILQVAADLMSTPDKPVSLGDLIPRLDDWFNASRPGAILYHPYISEAGERGPFVNADARAGFIGLSSRDRFPELVRSVVEGLGMATRDCYAAMGEMPAELRITGGAARSKALRGTLSAAVNAPVRVSAREEAGAAGAAMMAAVAIGAYPTMDDCIAEWVEPLLGAGEAPDAARARHYEELFVAYREARLALTPVWDKLASGK, encoded by the coding sequence ATGCGTAAGACAGGTGACATCATCATCGGGATCGACGCGGGCACGTCCGTGCTCAAGGCAGTCGCTTTCGACCTCAGCGGACGCCAGATCGAATCCGCGGCGGTTCGCAACAAATACGATACCGGCGACCATGGCGCGGTTACCCAGTCGCTTTCCCAGACATGGCAGGATTGCGCGCGCGCCTTGCGCGATCTCGGCGCCAAGTTGCCGGGCCTTGCCGAACGCACCGCGGCGATTGCCGTCACCGGACAGGGCGACGGAACCTGGCTTGTGGGCCACGGCAACCAGCCGGTTGGCGACGCCTGGCTGTGGCTTGATGCCCGCGCCGCCTCCACCGTCACGCGGCTTGCCGCCGGGCCCATGAACCGCGCGCGCTTTGAAGCGACCGGCACGGGACTCAATACCTGCCAGCAGGGCTCGCAGATGGCGCATATGGACGCCACCGCGCCGGAGCTTCTGGACAATGCGGAAGCAGCCCTTCACTGCAAGGACTGGCTCTATCTCAATCTCACCGGCGTTCGCGCCACCGATCCGTCGGAAGCAAGCTTCACCTTCGGCAATTTCCGCAATCGTCAGTATGATGACGTGGTGATCGAGGCCCTCGGCCTGACGAAGCGCCGCGGATTGCTGCCGGAGATCATCGACGGCACCGAAGTCCAGCATCCGCTATCCCCCGAAGCGGCGGCTGCAACGGGTCTGCGGGCGGGGACGCCGGTGAGCCTTGCCTATGTGGATATGGCGATGACTGCGCTTGGTGCGGGCGTGCGCGGCGGTACGGCTGACGCCGGATGCTCGACCATCGGCTCCACCGGCGTGCATATGCGCGCAAAGCCGGTGGCCGATATTCATCTGAACAAGGAAGGCACCGGCTACGTCATCGCGCTGCCGATCCCCGGCATCGTCACGCAGGTGCAGACCAACATGGGCGCGACCATCAATATCGACTGGATATTGCAGGTCGCAGCCGATCTCATGTCGACGCCGGACAAGCCGGTTTCGCTTGGCGATCTCATTCCCCGCCTCGATGACTGGTTCAATGCCAGCCGTCCCGGCGCCATCCTCTATCACCCGTATATTTCGGAAGCTGGCGAGCGCGGCCCCTTTGTCAATGCCGATGCGCGGGCCGGTTTCATCGGGCTTTCCAGCCGCGACCGTTTTCCGGAACTGGTGCGTTCGGTCGTGGAAGGCCTCGGCATGGCGACGCGCGATTGCTACGCGGCAATGGGCGAAATGCCTGCCGAACTGCGCATCACCGGCGGCGCTGCCCGCTCGAAGGCGCTGCGCGGCACGCTGTCGGCTGCCGTCAACGCGCCTGTGCGCGTTTCGGCCCGCGAGGAAGCGGGCGCGGCGGGTGCTGCCATGATGGCCGCCGTGGCCATCGGCGCCTATCCGACCATGGACGACTGCATCGCCGAATGGGTGGAACCGCTGCTGGGCGCGGGCGAAGCCCCGGATGCGGCGCGCGCACGGCATTATGAAGAACTTTTCGTTGCCTATCGGGAAGCGCGACTGGCTCTGACGCCGGTCTGGGACAAGCTCGCTTCCGGCAAATAA
- a CDS encoding DUF2291 family protein: MSAQTSQVSQKPAKLSRAIVWSVIAAVVVVGAIAFDTKVVKIGSDSDVRQQAFSPDAYGATEFPKVKASVEQRAVDAVEVGTALAADKAAAGKKYGVGDVNPVIPVKFTGVVEERKSNYNVVKVEGLPEGMAIRIQTGPAVNGTDLRDATGEIQFGQFKNQIEYQNAGSALNNEMKKQVLSGVDVENLTGKTVSVVGVFKLVNPKNWLVTPVGLEVK, translated from the coding sequence ATGAGTGCACAAACCAGTCAAGTTTCACAAAAACCCGCCAAGCTGAGCCGCGCCATCGTCTGGAGCGTGATCGCTGCGGTTGTGGTTGTCGGCGCGATTGCTTTCGACACGAAGGTCGTGAAGATCGGGTCTGATTCCGATGTGCGCCAGCAGGCTTTCTCTCCCGATGCCTATGGCGCAACCGAATTTCCCAAGGTCAAGGCCAGCGTCGAGCAGCGCGCCGTCGATGCCGTGGAAGTCGGAACGGCTCTCGCTGCCGATAAGGCTGCAGCCGGAAAGAAATATGGCGTGGGCGACGTCAATCCGGTCATCCCGGTCAAGTTCACCGGCGTCGTGGAAGAGCGCAAGTCCAACTACAATGTCGTGAAGGTTGAAGGCCTGCCGGAAGGCATGGCGATCCGCATCCAGACCGGCCCCGCCGTCAACGGCACGGACCTGCGCGATGCCACCGGCGAAATCCAGTTCGGCCAGTTCAAGAACCAGATCGAATATCAGAACGCCGGTTCGGCGCTGAACAACGAGATGAAGAAGCAGGTGCTTTCGGGCGTCGATGTAGAAAACCTGACGGGCAAGACCGTTTCGGTTGTCGGCGTGTTCAAGCTGGTCAATCCCAAGAACTGGCTCGTCACGCCTGTGGGGCTCGAAGTGAAATGA